A portion of the Vulpes vulpes isolate BD-2025 chromosome 5, VulVul3, whole genome shotgun sequence genome contains these proteins:
- the SF1 gene encoding splicing factor 1 isoform X3: MATGANATPLGKLGPPGLPPVSGPKGGFEPGPPPAPGPGAGLLVPGQPPPPPVGSVGALTAAFPFAVLPPPPPPPPPPPQQPPPPPPSPGSSYPPPQPPPPPPLYQRVSPPQPPPPQPPHQDQQPGPAGGGGDFPSKKRKRSRWNQDTMEQKTVIPGMPTVIPPGLTREQERAYIVQLQIEDLTRKLRTGDLGIPPNPEDRSPSPEPIYNSEGKRLNTREFRTRKKLEEERHNLITEMVALNPDFKPPADYKPPATRVSDKVMIPQDEYPEINFVGLLIGPRGNTLKNIEKECNAKIMIRGKGSVKEGKVGRKDGQMLPGEDEPLHALVTANTMENVKKAVEQIRNILKQGIETPEDQNDLRKMQLRELARLNGTLREDDNRILRPWQSSETRSITNTTVCTKCGGAGHIASDCKFQRPGDPQSAQDKARMDKEYLSLMAELGEAPVPASVGSTSGPATTPLASAPRPAAPANNPPPPSLMSTTQSRPPWMNSGPSESRPYHGMHGGGPGGPGGGPHSFPHPLPSLTGGHGGHPMQHNPNGPPPPWMQPPPPPMNQGPHPPGHHGPPPMDQYLGSTPVGSGVYRLHQGKGMMPPPPMGMMPPPPPPPSGQPPPPPSGPLPPWQQQQQQPPPPPPPSSSMASSTPLPWQQRSLPAAAMARAMRVRTFRAHW; the protein is encoded by the exons ATGGCGACCGGAGCGAACGCCACGCCGCTGGGTAAGCTGGgcccccccggcctcccccctgTTTCCGGGCCCAAAGGGGGCTTCGAGCCGGGGCCACCGCCTGCTcccgggcctggggcggggctgCTGGTGCCCGGGcagccgccgcccccgcccgtgGGCTCGGTGGGAGCCCTGACCGCGGCCTTCCCCTTCGCggtgctgccgccgccgcccccgccgccgcccccgcctccccagcagccgccgccgccgccgccctccccgggCTCCTCGTACCCGCCGCCGCAGCCTCCCCCTCCGCCGCCGCTCTACCAGCGCGTgtcgccgccgcagccgccgccacCCCAGCCGCCCCATCAGGACCAGCAGCCGGGCCCGGCCGGCGGCGGAGGAG ACTTCCCAAGTAAGAAGCGGAAGAGGAGCCGCTGGAACCAAGATACAATGGAACAGAAGACCGTGATTCCAGGAATGCCTACAGTCATCCCCCCTGGACTTACTCGGGAACAAGAAAGAGCTTATATAG TGCAACTGCAGATAGAAGACCTGACTCGTAAACTGCGCACAGGAGACCTGGGCATCCCCCCTAACCCTGAGGACAG GTCCCCTTCCCCTGAGCCCATCTACAATAGCGAGGGGAAGCGGCTTAACACCCGCGAGTTCCGCACCCGTAAAAAGCTTGAAGAGGAGCGGCACAACCTCATCACGGAAATGGTTGCCCTCAACCCTGATTTTAAGCCACCTGCAGATTACAA acctCCAGCAACACGGGTGAGCGATAAAGTCATGATTCCACAAGATGAGTATCCTGAAATCAACTTTGTGGGGCTGCTGATTGGGCCCAG AGGGAACACCTTGAAGAACATAGAGAAAGAGTGTAATGCCAAGATCATGATCCGAGGGAAAGGGTCTGTCAAAGAAGGGAAAGTTGGCCGCAAAGATGGCCAGATGCTGCCTGGAGAAGATGAGCCGCTTCATGCCCTGGTTACTGCTAACACCATGGAGAATGTGAAGAAAGCTGTGGAACAG ATAAGAAACATTCTGAAGCAGGGTATTGAGACCCCTGAGGACCAGAATGATCTACGGAAGATGCAGCTTCGGGAGTTGGCTCGTTTAAATGGGACCCTTCGGGAAGATGATAACAG GATCTTGAGACCCTGGCAGAGCTCAGAGACACGCAGCATTACCAATACCACAGTGTGTACCAAGTGTGGAGGGGCTGGCCACATTGCATCTGATTGCAAATTCCAAAG GCCTGGTGACCCCCAGTCAGCTCAGGATAAAGCACGGATGGATAAAGAATATCTGTCCCTTATGGCTGAACTGGGCGAAGCGCCAGTGCCAGCATCTGTGGGTTCCACATCTGGGCCCGCCACCACACCCCTGGCCAGTGCACCTCGGCCTGCTGCTCCGGCCAACAACCCACCTCCACCG TCTCTCATGTCCACTACCCAGAGCCGCCCACCGTGGATGAATTCTGGCCCTTCAGAGAGTCGGCCCTACCATGGCATGCATGGAGGTGGTCCTGGTGGGCCTGGAGGTGGCCCCCACAGCTTCCCACACCCATTACCCAGCCTGACAGGTGGGCATGGTGGACATCCCATGCAGCACAACCCTAACGGACCCCCACCCCCTTGGatgcagccaccaccaccaccgatgAACCAGGGCCCACACCCACCTGGGCATCATGGCCCTCCTCCAATGG ATCAGTACCTGGGAAGTACGCCTGTGGGCTCTGGGGTCTATCGCCTGCATCAAGGAAAAG GTATGATGCCACCGCCGCCTATGGGCATGatgccaccgccgccgccgcctcccagtgggcagcccccgccccctccctctggtcctcttcccccatggcagcagcagcagcagcagcctccgCCACCCCCTCCGCCCAGCAGCAGTATGGCTTCCAGTACCCCCTTGCCATGGCAGCAAA GATCCCTCCCCGCGGCGGCGATGGCCCGAGCCATGAGAGTGAGGACTTTCCGCGCCCATTGGTGA
- the SF1 gene encoding splicing factor 1 isoform X1 — MATGANATPLGKLGPPGLPPVSGPKGGFEPGPPPAPGPGAGLLVPGQPPPPPVGSVGALTAAFPFAVLPPPPPPPPPPPQQPPPPPPSPGSSYPPPQPPPPPPLYQRVSPPQPPPPQPPHQDQQPGPAGGGGDFPSKKRKRSRWNQDTMEQKTVIPGMPTVIPPGLTREQERAYIVQLQIEDLTRKLRTGDLGIPPNPEDRSPSPEPIYNSEGKRLNTREFRTRKKLEEERHNLITEMVALNPDFKPPADYKPPATRVSDKVMIPQDEYPEINFVGLLIGPRGNTLKNIEKECNAKIMIRGKGSVKEGKVGRKDGQMLPGEDEPLHALVTANTMENVKKAVEQIRNILKQGIETPEDQNDLRKMQLRELARLNGTLREDDNRILRPWQSSETRSITNTTVCTKCGGAGHIASDCKFQRPGDPQSAQDKARMDKEYLSLMAELGEAPVPASVGSTSGPATTPLASAPRPAAPANNPPPPSLMSTTQSRPPWMNSGPSESRPYHGMHGGGPGGPGGGPHSFPHPLPSLTGGHGGHPMQHNPNGPPPPWMQPPPPPMNQGPHPPGHHGPPPMDQYLGSTPVGSGVYRLHQGKGMMPPPPMGMMPPPPPPPSGQPPPPPSGPLPPWQQQQQQPPPPPPPSSSMASSTPLPWQQNTTTTTTSAGTGSIPPWQQQQAAAAASPGAPQMQGNPTMVPLPPGVQPPLPPGAPPPPPPPPPGSAGMMYAPPPPPPPPMDPSNFVTMMGMGVAGMPPFGMPPAPPPPPPQN; from the exons ATGGCGACCGGAGCGAACGCCACGCCGCTGGGTAAGCTGGgcccccccggcctcccccctgTTTCCGGGCCCAAAGGGGGCTTCGAGCCGGGGCCACCGCCTGCTcccgggcctggggcggggctgCTGGTGCCCGGGcagccgccgcccccgcccgtgGGCTCGGTGGGAGCCCTGACCGCGGCCTTCCCCTTCGCggtgctgccgccgccgcccccgccgccgcccccgcctccccagcagccgccgccgccgccgccctccccgggCTCCTCGTACCCGCCGCCGCAGCCTCCCCCTCCGCCGCCGCTCTACCAGCGCGTgtcgccgccgcagccgccgccacCCCAGCCGCCCCATCAGGACCAGCAGCCGGGCCCGGCCGGCGGCGGAGGAG ACTTCCCAAGTAAGAAGCGGAAGAGGAGCCGCTGGAACCAAGATACAATGGAACAGAAGACCGTGATTCCAGGAATGCCTACAGTCATCCCCCCTGGACTTACTCGGGAACAAGAAAGAGCTTATATAG TGCAACTGCAGATAGAAGACCTGACTCGTAAACTGCGCACAGGAGACCTGGGCATCCCCCCTAACCCTGAGGACAG GTCCCCTTCCCCTGAGCCCATCTACAATAGCGAGGGGAAGCGGCTTAACACCCGCGAGTTCCGCACCCGTAAAAAGCTTGAAGAGGAGCGGCACAACCTCATCACGGAAATGGTTGCCCTCAACCCTGATTTTAAGCCACCTGCAGATTACAA acctCCAGCAACACGGGTGAGCGATAAAGTCATGATTCCACAAGATGAGTATCCTGAAATCAACTTTGTGGGGCTGCTGATTGGGCCCAG AGGGAACACCTTGAAGAACATAGAGAAAGAGTGTAATGCCAAGATCATGATCCGAGGGAAAGGGTCTGTCAAAGAAGGGAAAGTTGGCCGCAAAGATGGCCAGATGCTGCCTGGAGAAGATGAGCCGCTTCATGCCCTGGTTACTGCTAACACCATGGAGAATGTGAAGAAAGCTGTGGAACAG ATAAGAAACATTCTGAAGCAGGGTATTGAGACCCCTGAGGACCAGAATGATCTACGGAAGATGCAGCTTCGGGAGTTGGCTCGTTTAAATGGGACCCTTCGGGAAGATGATAACAG GATCTTGAGACCCTGGCAGAGCTCAGAGACACGCAGCATTACCAATACCACAGTGTGTACCAAGTGTGGAGGGGCTGGCCACATTGCATCTGATTGCAAATTCCAAAG GCCTGGTGACCCCCAGTCAGCTCAGGATAAAGCACGGATGGATAAAGAATATCTGTCCCTTATGGCTGAACTGGGCGAAGCGCCAGTGCCAGCATCTGTGGGTTCCACATCTGGGCCCGCCACCACACCCCTGGCCAGTGCACCTCGGCCTGCTGCTCCGGCCAACAACCCACCTCCACCG TCTCTCATGTCCACTACCCAGAGCCGCCCACCGTGGATGAATTCTGGCCCTTCAGAGAGTCGGCCCTACCATGGCATGCATGGAGGTGGTCCTGGTGGGCCTGGAGGTGGCCCCCACAGCTTCCCACACCCATTACCCAGCCTGACAGGTGGGCATGGTGGACATCCCATGCAGCACAACCCTAACGGACCCCCACCCCCTTGGatgcagccaccaccaccaccgatgAACCAGGGCCCACACCCACCTGGGCATCATGGCCCTCCTCCAATGG ATCAGTACCTGGGAAGTACGCCTGTGGGCTCTGGGGTCTATCGCCTGCATCAAGGAAAAG GTATGATGCCACCGCCGCCTATGGGCATGatgccaccgccgccgccgcctcccagtgggcagcccccgccccctccctctggtcctcttcccccatggcagcagcagcagcagcagcctccgCCACCCCCTCCGCCCAGCAGCAGTATGGCTTCCAGTACCCCCTTGCCATGGCAGCAAA ATACGACGACTACCACCACGAGCGCTGGCACAGGGTCCATCCCGCCATGGCAACAGCAGCAGGCGGCTGCCGCAGCTTCTCCAGGAGCCCCTCAGATGCAAGGCAACCCCACTATGGTGCCCCTGCCCCCCGGGGTCCAGCCGCCTCTGCcgcccggggcccctccccctccgccgcctccgccgcctggTTCCGCCGGCATGATGtatgccccgccccctcctcctccgcctcccaTGGACCCTTCTAACTTTGTCACCATGATGGGCATGGGGGTGGCGGGCATGCCGCCCTTCGGGATGCCTCCAGCTCCCCCACCGCCTCCACCACAGAACTAG
- the SF1 gene encoding splicing factor 1 isoform X12 translates to MATGANATPLDFPSKKRKRSRWNQDTMEQKTVIPGMPTVIPPGLTREQERAYIVQLQIEDLTRKLRTGDLGIPPNPEDRSPSPEPIYNSEGKRLNTREFRTRKKLEEERHNLITEMVALNPDFKPPADYKPPATRVSDKVMIPQDEYPEINFVGLLIGPRGNTLKNIEKECNAKIMIRGKGSVKEGKVGRKDGQMLPGEDEPLHALVTANTMENVKKAVEQIRNILKQGIETPEDQNDLRKMQLRELARLNGTLREDDNRILRPWQSSETRSITNTTVCTKCGGAGHIASDCKFQRPGDPQSAQDKARMDKEYLSLMAELGEAPVPASVGSTSGPATTPLASAPRPAAPANNPPPPSLMSTTQSRPPWMNSGPSESRPYHGMHGGGPGGPGGGPHSFPHPLPSLTGGHGGHPMQHNPNGPPPPWMQPPPPPMNQGPHPPGHHGPPPMDQYLGSTPVGSGVYRLHQGKGMMPPPPMGMMPPPPPPPSGQPPPPPSGPLPPWQQQQQQPPPPPPPSSSMASSTPLPWQQRSLPAAAMARAMRVRTFRAHW, encoded by the exons ATGGCGACCGGAGCGAACGCCACGCCGCTGG ACTTCCCAAGTAAGAAGCGGAAGAGGAGCCGCTGGAACCAAGATACAATGGAACAGAAGACCGTGATTCCAGGAATGCCTACAGTCATCCCCCCTGGACTTACTCGGGAACAAGAAAGAGCTTATATAG TGCAACTGCAGATAGAAGACCTGACTCGTAAACTGCGCACAGGAGACCTGGGCATCCCCCCTAACCCTGAGGACAG GTCCCCTTCCCCTGAGCCCATCTACAATAGCGAGGGGAAGCGGCTTAACACCCGCGAGTTCCGCACCCGTAAAAAGCTTGAAGAGGAGCGGCACAACCTCATCACGGAAATGGTTGCCCTCAACCCTGATTTTAAGCCACCTGCAGATTACAA acctCCAGCAACACGGGTGAGCGATAAAGTCATGATTCCACAAGATGAGTATCCTGAAATCAACTTTGTGGGGCTGCTGATTGGGCCCAG AGGGAACACCTTGAAGAACATAGAGAAAGAGTGTAATGCCAAGATCATGATCCGAGGGAAAGGGTCTGTCAAAGAAGGGAAAGTTGGCCGCAAAGATGGCCAGATGCTGCCTGGAGAAGATGAGCCGCTTCATGCCCTGGTTACTGCTAACACCATGGAGAATGTGAAGAAAGCTGTGGAACAG ATAAGAAACATTCTGAAGCAGGGTATTGAGACCCCTGAGGACCAGAATGATCTACGGAAGATGCAGCTTCGGGAGTTGGCTCGTTTAAATGGGACCCTTCGGGAAGATGATAACAG GATCTTGAGACCCTGGCAGAGCTCAGAGACACGCAGCATTACCAATACCACAGTGTGTACCAAGTGTGGAGGGGCTGGCCACATTGCATCTGATTGCAAATTCCAAAG GCCTGGTGACCCCCAGTCAGCTCAGGATAAAGCACGGATGGATAAAGAATATCTGTCCCTTATGGCTGAACTGGGCGAAGCGCCAGTGCCAGCATCTGTGGGTTCCACATCTGGGCCCGCCACCACACCCCTGGCCAGTGCACCTCGGCCTGCTGCTCCGGCCAACAACCCACCTCCACCG TCTCTCATGTCCACTACCCAGAGCCGCCCACCGTGGATGAATTCTGGCCCTTCAGAGAGTCGGCCCTACCATGGCATGCATGGAGGTGGTCCTGGTGGGCCTGGAGGTGGCCCCCACAGCTTCCCACACCCATTACCCAGCCTGACAGGTGGGCATGGTGGACATCCCATGCAGCACAACCCTAACGGACCCCCACCCCCTTGGatgcagccaccaccaccaccgatgAACCAGGGCCCACACCCACCTGGGCATCATGGCCCTCCTCCAATGG ATCAGTACCTGGGAAGTACGCCTGTGGGCTCTGGGGTCTATCGCCTGCATCAAGGAAAAG GTATGATGCCACCGCCGCCTATGGGCATGatgccaccgccgccgccgcctcccagtgggcagcccccgccccctccctctggtcctcttcccccatggcagcagcagcagcagcagcctccgCCACCCCCTCCGCCCAGCAGCAGTATGGCTTCCAGTACCCCCTTGCCATGGCAGCAAA GATCCCTCCCCGCGGCGGCGATGGCCCGAGCCATGAGAGTGAGGACTTTCCGCGCCCATTGGTGA
- the SF1 gene encoding splicing factor 1 isoform X4 produces MATGANATPLDFPSKKRKRSRWNQDTMEQKTVIPGMPTVIPPGLTREQERAYIVQLQIEDLTRKLRTGDLGIPPNPEDRSPSPEPIYNSEGKRLNTREFRTRKKLEEERHNLITEMVALNPDFKPPADYKPPATRVSDKVMIPQDEYPEINFVGLLIGPRGNTLKNIEKECNAKIMIRGKGSVKEGKVGRKDGQMLPGEDEPLHALVTANTMENVKKAVEQIRNILKQGIETPEDQNDLRKMQLRELARLNGTLREDDNRILRPWQSSETRSITNTTVCTKCGGAGHIASDCKFQRPGDPQSAQDKARMDKEYLSLMAELGEAPVPASVGSTSGPATTPLASAPRPAAPANNPPPPSLMSTTQSRPPWMNSGPSESRPYHGMHGGGPGGPGGGPHSFPHPLPSLTGGHGGHPMQHNPNGPPPPWMQPPPPPMNQGPHPPGHHGPPPMDQYLGSTPVGSGVYRLHQGKGMMPPPPMGMMPPPPPPPSGQPPPPPSGPLPPWQQQQQQPPPPPPPSSSMASSTPLPWQQNTTTTTTSAGTGSIPPWQQQQAAAAASPGAPQMQGNPTMVPLPPGVQPPLPPGAPPPPPPPPPGSAGMMYAPPPPPPPPMDPSNFVTMMGMGVAGMPPFGMPPAPPPPPPQN; encoded by the exons ATGGCGACCGGAGCGAACGCCACGCCGCTGG ACTTCCCAAGTAAGAAGCGGAAGAGGAGCCGCTGGAACCAAGATACAATGGAACAGAAGACCGTGATTCCAGGAATGCCTACAGTCATCCCCCCTGGACTTACTCGGGAACAAGAAAGAGCTTATATAG TGCAACTGCAGATAGAAGACCTGACTCGTAAACTGCGCACAGGAGACCTGGGCATCCCCCCTAACCCTGAGGACAG GTCCCCTTCCCCTGAGCCCATCTACAATAGCGAGGGGAAGCGGCTTAACACCCGCGAGTTCCGCACCCGTAAAAAGCTTGAAGAGGAGCGGCACAACCTCATCACGGAAATGGTTGCCCTCAACCCTGATTTTAAGCCACCTGCAGATTACAA acctCCAGCAACACGGGTGAGCGATAAAGTCATGATTCCACAAGATGAGTATCCTGAAATCAACTTTGTGGGGCTGCTGATTGGGCCCAG AGGGAACACCTTGAAGAACATAGAGAAAGAGTGTAATGCCAAGATCATGATCCGAGGGAAAGGGTCTGTCAAAGAAGGGAAAGTTGGCCGCAAAGATGGCCAGATGCTGCCTGGAGAAGATGAGCCGCTTCATGCCCTGGTTACTGCTAACACCATGGAGAATGTGAAGAAAGCTGTGGAACAG ATAAGAAACATTCTGAAGCAGGGTATTGAGACCCCTGAGGACCAGAATGATCTACGGAAGATGCAGCTTCGGGAGTTGGCTCGTTTAAATGGGACCCTTCGGGAAGATGATAACAG GATCTTGAGACCCTGGCAGAGCTCAGAGACACGCAGCATTACCAATACCACAGTGTGTACCAAGTGTGGAGGGGCTGGCCACATTGCATCTGATTGCAAATTCCAAAG GCCTGGTGACCCCCAGTCAGCTCAGGATAAAGCACGGATGGATAAAGAATATCTGTCCCTTATGGCTGAACTGGGCGAAGCGCCAGTGCCAGCATCTGTGGGTTCCACATCTGGGCCCGCCACCACACCCCTGGCCAGTGCACCTCGGCCTGCTGCTCCGGCCAACAACCCACCTCCACCG TCTCTCATGTCCACTACCCAGAGCCGCCCACCGTGGATGAATTCTGGCCCTTCAGAGAGTCGGCCCTACCATGGCATGCATGGAGGTGGTCCTGGTGGGCCTGGAGGTGGCCCCCACAGCTTCCCACACCCATTACCCAGCCTGACAGGTGGGCATGGTGGACATCCCATGCAGCACAACCCTAACGGACCCCCACCCCCTTGGatgcagccaccaccaccaccgatgAACCAGGGCCCACACCCACCTGGGCATCATGGCCCTCCTCCAATGG ATCAGTACCTGGGAAGTACGCCTGTGGGCTCTGGGGTCTATCGCCTGCATCAAGGAAAAG GTATGATGCCACCGCCGCCTATGGGCATGatgccaccgccgccgccgcctcccagtgggcagcccccgccccctccctctggtcctcttcccccatggcagcagcagcagcagcagcctccgCCACCCCCTCCGCCCAGCAGCAGTATGGCTTCCAGTACCCCCTTGCCATGGCAGCAAA ATACGACGACTACCACCACGAGCGCTGGCACAGGGTCCATCCCGCCATGGCAACAGCAGCAGGCGGCTGCCGCAGCTTCTCCAGGAGCCCCTCAGATGCAAGGCAACCCCACTATGGTGCCCCTGCCCCCCGGGGTCCAGCCGCCTCTGCcgcccggggcccctccccctccgccgcctccgccgcctggTTCCGCCGGCATGATGtatgccccgccccctcctcctccgcctcccaTGGACCCTTCTAACTTTGTCACCATGATGGGCATGGGGGTGGCGGGCATGCCGCCCTTCGGGATGCCTCCAGCTCCCCCACCGCCTCCACCACAGAACTAG
- the SF1 gene encoding splicing factor 1 isoform X13, whose product MVALNPDFKPPADYKPPATRVSDKVMIPQDEYPEINFVGLLIGPRGNTLKNIEKECNAKIMIRGKGSVKEGKVGRKDGQMLPGEDEPLHALVTANTMENVKKAVEQIRNILKQGIETPEDQNDLRKMQLRELARLNGTLREDDNRILRPWQSSETRSITNTTVCTKCGGAGHIASDCKFQRPGDPQSAQDKARMDKEYLSLMAELGEAPVPASVGSTSGPATTPLASAPRPAAPANNPPPPSLMSTTQSRPPWMNSGPSESRPYHGMHGGGPGGPGGGPHSFPHPLPSLTGGHGGHPMQHNPNGPPPPWMQPPPPPMNQGPHPPGHHGPPPMDQYLGSTPVGSGVYRLHQGKGMMPPPPMGMMPPPPPPPSGQPPPPPSGPLPPWQQQQQQPPPPPPPSSSMASSTPLPWQQRSLPAAAMARAMRVRTFRAHW is encoded by the exons ATGGTTGCCCTCAACCCTGATTTTAAGCCACCTGCAGATTACAA acctCCAGCAACACGGGTGAGCGATAAAGTCATGATTCCACAAGATGAGTATCCTGAAATCAACTTTGTGGGGCTGCTGATTGGGCCCAG AGGGAACACCTTGAAGAACATAGAGAAAGAGTGTAATGCCAAGATCATGATCCGAGGGAAAGGGTCTGTCAAAGAAGGGAAAGTTGGCCGCAAAGATGGCCAGATGCTGCCTGGAGAAGATGAGCCGCTTCATGCCCTGGTTACTGCTAACACCATGGAGAATGTGAAGAAAGCTGTGGAACAG ATAAGAAACATTCTGAAGCAGGGTATTGAGACCCCTGAGGACCAGAATGATCTACGGAAGATGCAGCTTCGGGAGTTGGCTCGTTTAAATGGGACCCTTCGGGAAGATGATAACAG GATCTTGAGACCCTGGCAGAGCTCAGAGACACGCAGCATTACCAATACCACAGTGTGTACCAAGTGTGGAGGGGCTGGCCACATTGCATCTGATTGCAAATTCCAAAG GCCTGGTGACCCCCAGTCAGCTCAGGATAAAGCACGGATGGATAAAGAATATCTGTCCCTTATGGCTGAACTGGGCGAAGCGCCAGTGCCAGCATCTGTGGGTTCCACATCTGGGCCCGCCACCACACCCCTGGCCAGTGCACCTCGGCCTGCTGCTCCGGCCAACAACCCACCTCCACCG TCTCTCATGTCCACTACCCAGAGCCGCCCACCGTGGATGAATTCTGGCCCTTCAGAGAGTCGGCCCTACCATGGCATGCATGGAGGTGGTCCTGGTGGGCCTGGAGGTGGCCCCCACAGCTTCCCACACCCATTACCCAGCCTGACAGGTGGGCATGGTGGACATCCCATGCAGCACAACCCTAACGGACCCCCACCCCCTTGGatgcagccaccaccaccaccgatgAACCAGGGCCCACACCCACCTGGGCATCATGGCCCTCCTCCAATGG ATCAGTACCTGGGAAGTACGCCTGTGGGCTCTGGGGTCTATCGCCTGCATCAAGGAAAAG GTATGATGCCACCGCCGCCTATGGGCATGatgccaccgccgccgccgcctcccagtgggcagcccccgccccctccctctggtcctcttcccccatggcagcagcagcagcagcagcctccgCCACCCCCTCCGCCCAGCAGCAGTATGGCTTCCAGTACCCCCTTGCCATGGCAGCAAA GATCCCTCCCCGCGGCGGCGATGGCCCGAGCCATGAGAGTGAGGACTTTCCGCGCCCATTGGTGA